From Varibaculum massiliense, a single genomic window includes:
- the cas2 gene encoding CRISPR-associated endonuclease Cas2 — protein sequence MSKKPMWCLVMFDLPVDTARHRREANAYRRMLLDLGFSMVQFSVYAKYTPAGLSDVTTIGQVRAGIPPEGNVRMLFLTDKQWSRTFHFSNGTPSKAEEKPEQLSIF from the coding sequence ATGAGTAAGAAACCTATGTGGTGCCTGGTGATGTTTGACTTGCCGGTGGACACCGCCCGCCATCGGCGCGAAGCAAACGCATACCGGCGAATGCTTTTGGATTTAGGGTTCAGCATGGTGCAGTTCAGTGTCTACGCAAAATACACTCCGGCGGGATTAAGTGACGTAACCACTATCGGTCAAGTCCGTGCCGGTATTCCTCCCGAAGGAAACGTTCGTATGCTCTTCTTAACGGATAAGCAATGGTCTCGGACGTTCCATTTTTCCAACGGAACCCCTAGCAAAGCAGAGGAAAAACCGGAACAACTATCAATTTTTTGA
- a CDS encoding AzlC family ABC transporter permease → MMNMHCDRQPPGQQPPGDSGNPASPKRSALKQAARLTGPVGMGYLPLGIAFGAFAVTQGFPVWLTILSAAIIYAGSMEFTAVSLILGGIDFFQIALTTLFVNFRHVFYGLSFPLRKIKSAPARLYAIHSLTDEAYALNASHLTDKRLTGPVVLSINLLCHLYWLGGVTVGAFVGKALPFNTDFLGFALPALFVTLAIDAYRQSDYPLLGLAALACGLIGAIWCGKYMLITALSLFTVVVLLHCAWVMRRIPSGKEGA, encoded by the coding sequence ATGATGAACATGCACTGTGACCGCCAGCCGCCGGGTCAGCAACCGCCCGGAGATTCCGGAAACCCAGCTTCTCCAAAACGGTCAGCCTTAAAACAAGCGGCACGGCTGACCGGTCCGGTGGGCATGGGGTACCTGCCGCTGGGGATTGCATTCGGGGCATTCGCGGTTACCCAAGGATTCCCTGTATGGCTGACTATTTTATCGGCTGCCATTATCTATGCCGGCTCGATGGAGTTCACCGCGGTCTCCCTCATCCTCGGTGGTATCGACTTTTTCCAAATCGCTCTCACCACCCTGTTCGTAAATTTTCGCCACGTGTTTTATGGCTTGAGTTTCCCGCTACGCAAAATAAAATCTGCGCCCGCCCGCCTGTACGCAATCCACTCCCTAACCGATGAAGCCTACGCCCTCAACGCCTCCCACCTGACAGATAAGCGCCTAACCGGCCCGGTCGTCCTCTCTATCAATCTGCTCTGCCACCTGTACTGGCTAGGCGGGGTAACCGTGGGTGCCTTCGTGGGCAAAGCCTTGCCCTTCAACACCGATTTCCTAGGGTTCGCCCTGCCTGCGCTGTTTGTCACCCTGGCAATAGATGCCTATCGGCAAAGCGACTATCCACTCCTGGGGTTAGCCGCGCTAGCCTGCGGTTTAATCGGTGCCATCTGGTGCGGAAAATATATGCTTATCACCGCGCTTTCGCTGTTTACCGTGGTGGTTTTGCTGCATTGCGCCTGGGTAATGCGCCGCATTCCTTCCGGGAAAGAGGGTGCCTGA
- a CDS encoding DUF4352 domain-containing protein, producing the protein MAIGKTVTLDNGLQISVDSKAKKTDQADKKYLLVTVTYKNTGSEPVDYNQFDWKQTSDSGNMKDPELPVLDEEPLGDGSLKAGGTVTGIVPVKPDAASISYFGNIIDKEATATWRLK; encoded by the coding sequence CTGGCTATCGGGAAAACGGTTACTTTGGACAATGGTTTACAAATATCGGTTGATTCTAAAGCGAAAAAGACTGATCAGGCTGATAAAAAATATCTGCTTGTTACTGTTACTTACAAAAATACCGGGTCTGAACCAGTAGATTACAACCAGTTTGACTGGAAGCAAACGTCTGATTCAGGAAATATGAAAGATCCCGAACTTCCGGTTCTAGACGAAGAACCCCTAGGTGACGGATCCTTAAAAGCCGGTGGAACCGTGACCGGGATTGTTCCAGTCAAACCTGACGCTGCCAGCATTTCCTACTTCGGAAACATCATAGATAAAGAAGCCACGGCTACTTGGCGACTGAAATAG
- a CDS encoding branched-chain amino acid transporter permease, which yields MNPETYPYALGAIAVIWAVTYALRAFPFVALRGKEESPLVRLIATSMPLGVMVILVVFALMDTNFCSLASWVPAAGGILVTAAIHFKWANAMLSIVAGVATYWVLGMLLA from the coding sequence ATGAATCCTGAAACCTACCCTTACGCCCTGGGTGCTATTGCCGTAATCTGGGCAGTTACTTATGCTTTGCGGGCTTTCCCCTTTGTGGCACTGCGCGGAAAAGAAGAATCACCCCTGGTGCGCCTAATAGCTACCAGTATGCCGCTGGGAGTAATGGTGATCCTGGTGGTGTTTGCGCTGATGGACACCAATTTTTGCTCGCTAGCCTCCTGGGTACCGGCGGCTGGCGGAATCCTAGTTACCGCCGCCATCCACTTCAAATGGGCAAACGCAATGCTCTCTATCGTGGCAGGTGTCGCCACCTATTGGGTATTAGGGATGCTGCTGGCATGA
- the cas1 gene encoding type II CRISPR-associated endonuclease Cas1 — translation MSAWRIIDLTQFSGSISSKTGAIVLHPEDKPQVVLPVADVAVVLIGMGVKLSGAALHRLTAADVCVLLCDWRGIPEAGAFAWRPHSRVAARRVAQAGMSVPKQKTAWKAVVRRKIENQAKTLVLCGKAKGSKKLLELVSLVRSGDPDNIEGRAARYYWSALFGKEFSRQPGLGDGVNSMLDYGYTIVRGHGVRAVLAAGLEPSLGIFHHNRANLFCLVDDLMEIFRPLIDLEVFRLEKAGKSSTADCKAELVAAASSQYRDDGIGIPAAFEDLAQLFGLYVESQVKSFSPPKWFK, via the coding sequence ATTATTGATTTAACGCAATTTTCTGGGTCGATTTCCTCTAAAACAGGAGCCATAGTCCTGCACCCAGAAGATAAACCGCAGGTGGTGCTGCCAGTGGCTGATGTTGCGGTGGTTCTTATCGGGATGGGAGTTAAACTCTCCGGGGCTGCGTTGCACCGTTTAACCGCTGCAGATGTGTGTGTATTGCTCTGCGATTGGCGGGGGATTCCGGAAGCGGGAGCTTTTGCATGGCGACCTCATTCTCGGGTCGCCGCGCGACGGGTGGCACAGGCGGGTATGAGTGTGCCTAAACAAAAAACTGCGTGGAAAGCAGTGGTTAGGCGAAAAATAGAAAATCAGGCGAAAACCTTGGTGTTATGTGGGAAAGCAAAAGGCAGCAAGAAGTTGTTGGAGCTCGTAAGCCTGGTACGTTCTGGTGATCCCGACAATATCGAAGGCAGAGCAGCCCGTTATTATTGGTCGGCGCTATTCGGGAAAGAGTTCTCGCGTCAACCGGGGTTGGGTGATGGCGTCAATTCTATGCTGGATTATGGATATACAATTGTGCGCGGCCATGGGGTAAGAGCAGTGCTAGCAGCCGGTTTAGAACCATCACTGGGGATATTTCATCACAATCGGGCTAATCTATTTTGCTTGGTGGACGATTTGATGGAAATCTTTCGACCGCTGATTGATTTGGAGGTTTTTCGCCTCGAAAAGGCCGGTAAATCTTCTACGGCTGATTGTAAAGCCGAGCTGGTGGCGGCGGCCAGTAGCCAGTATCGTGACGATGGTATCGGTATTCCTGCAGCTTTTGAGGATCTCGCTCAGTTATTTGGCCTTTATGTAGAGAGTCAAGTAAAAAGCTTTTCTCCTCCTAAATGGTTTAAGTAG
- a CDS encoding ABC transporter ATP-binding protein has product MEHKLPKPNPKPKLDSPEKPERPAPEPAGIVNAIDAQDVVKLYGNNLALDHLYLQIPAGSFFGLVGPNGAGKSTFLSIATGLLEPDRGTVFINGISMWDEPVAAKRALGVLPDGMHMFDRLSGIEHLTFVAQLRGLDKQSAIQRSRSLLQTFELPLDKKKTISEYSTGMRKKIGLALALVTSPRLVVLDEPFEAVDPVSANTLQQVLKEYVKRGGTVVLSSHVMATVESLCTHVAVINQGRILVSGTTEEVAAGQDLNSRFLQLVGGHQQCEGDLSWLGR; this is encoded by the coding sequence ATGGAACATAAACTCCCCAAACCTAACCCCAAACCTAAGCTGGATTCACCAGAAAAACCGGAGAGGCCCGCACCAGAACCCGCGGGGATAGTTAATGCGATAGATGCTCAGGACGTGGTGAAACTCTACGGCAATAACCTTGCCTTAGATCATCTTTATCTGCAAATACCAGCTGGTTCATTTTTCGGGCTGGTAGGTCCTAATGGGGCTGGAAAATCCACGTTTCTGTCTATCGCTACCGGTCTTTTAGAACCCGACAGAGGCACAGTTTTCATTAATGGCATCAGTATGTGGGACGAACCGGTAGCGGCAAAGAGAGCGTTGGGGGTATTACCCGACGGGATGCATATGTTTGACCGTCTCAGCGGGATTGAACACTTAACATTTGTCGCTCAGCTGCGCGGTCTTGATAAACAGAGTGCAATTCAGCGCTCCCGTTCACTTTTGCAAACATTTGAACTGCCGCTAGATAAAAAGAAAACGATAAGCGAATACTCAACCGGTATGCGCAAGAAAATCGGTTTAGCTTTAGCGCTGGTAACCTCCCCGCGCCTAGTGGTTTTGGACGAACCTTTTGAAGCGGTCGATCCGGTTTCGGCAAACACCCTACAACAAGTGTTAAAAGAATATGTGAAGCGAGGGGGAACAGTAGTGTTATCTTCCCACGTGATGGCGACCGTGGAATCATTATGTACCCATGTGGCAGTGATTAATCAGGGTCGTATTCTGGTGTCCGGAACCACCGAAGAAGTCGCGGCAGGGCAAGACCTCAACTCGCGCTTCCTACAGTTGGTAGGGGGACATCAGCAATGCGAAGGAGACCTGTCATGGTTGGGACGCTAA
- a CDS encoding MFS transporter, protein MSRTFTSFKYHNYRLWWMSNIFASTGLWMQRVAQDWVVLMVLTEQSGFAVGVVTALQFLPQLLLSIPAGMVADRFNRRRIIQICQCIVALCGLITGILLLTGVAALWQIYIFALVTGVADCLTSPARQAFVSELVSGDDLPNAVGLNSTAFNSARLIGPGLAGFMIAGIGPGWVFIANCVLFIVPVLGLALMDTSKLFSREKTSHTQGMMREGLRYVQNRTDIKAIIAILTVVGALGMNFQLTQAVMATRVFGKGAGEYGLLGSIMAIGALAGALQAARRRQPRVFTVVVSAVLFGILEGALALAPTYEIFALLLIPTGFVMLDLLTSANATIQVSTEEEIRGRVLSIYFLFFLGTTPIGAPIIGWVAEHWGPRWSLGVGAIASLVVAIVVGLWLWRHWKVDVTVRASRPFLTIEGPRERAMRRRTERAERQRIMDNQSRDTGT, encoded by the coding sequence TTGTCGCGCACATTCACCTCCTTCAAATACCACAACTATCGGCTCTGGTGGATGTCCAATATCTTTGCTTCCACCGGTCTATGGATGCAGCGAGTCGCCCAAGACTGGGTAGTGCTGATGGTGCTCACCGAGCAATCCGGATTTGCAGTCGGGGTAGTCACCGCGTTGCAATTCCTGCCCCAATTGCTGCTGTCGATACCGGCAGGGATGGTGGCAGACCGCTTTAATCGGCGTCGCATAATCCAGATCTGTCAATGCATAGTCGCCCTTTGTGGGCTGATAACCGGGATTTTGCTGCTCACGGGAGTGGCCGCCCTCTGGCAAATCTATATATTTGCCCTGGTAACTGGAGTTGCAGACTGCCTAACCTCCCCGGCGCGGCAAGCCTTCGTCTCTGAACTGGTCAGCGGGGACGACCTGCCGAATGCGGTAGGTCTAAACTCCACCGCATTTAACTCGGCGCGCTTGATCGGACCAGGTCTCGCCGGGTTCATGATCGCCGGAATCGGTCCAGGCTGGGTTTTTATTGCCAACTGCGTGCTGTTTATCGTCCCGGTTCTGGGATTGGCGCTCATGGACACCAGCAAGCTTTTTAGCCGGGAAAAAACCTCCCACACCCAGGGGATGATGCGTGAAGGGCTCCGCTACGTGCAAAATCGTACCGACATTAAAGCCATCATCGCGATTCTTACGGTAGTGGGAGCCTTGGGGATGAACTTCCAGCTCACCCAAGCGGTCATGGCCACCCGAGTATTCGGGAAAGGTGCTGGTGAATACGGGCTACTAGGGTCGATTATGGCGATCGGCGCCCTGGCGGGAGCCCTACAAGCTGCCCGGCGCCGCCAGCCGCGAGTTTTCACCGTGGTGGTCTCAGCCGTCCTCTTTGGAATTTTAGAGGGCGCACTGGCGCTAGCTCCTACCTACGAAATCTTTGCCCTGTTGCTAATCCCCACCGGATTCGTGATGTTAGACCTGCTTACCAGCGCTAACGCCACTATCCAAGTTTCTACCGAGGAAGAAATCAGGGGGCGGGTACTGTCCATCTATTTCCTGTTTTTCCTGGGAACCACCCCGATTGGGGCGCCAATAATCGGCTGGGTAGCCGAACATTGGGGGCCGCGTTGGTCGCTAGGAGTCGGCGCCATAGCTTCGCTAGTGGTGGCGATAGTAGTGGGGCTTTGGCTGTGGCGGCATTGGAAAGTAGATGTCACTGTCCGCGCCTCCCGTCCCTTCCTAACTATTGAAGGGCCGCGCGAGCGGGCGATGCGACGCCGCACCGAGCGCGCCGAACGCCAGCGGATTATGGATAACCAGTCCCGCGACACCGGAACCTAA